Proteins encoded within one genomic window of Lycium ferocissimum isolate CSIRO_LF1 unplaced genomic scaffold, AGI_CSIRO_Lferr_CH_V1 ctg23298, whole genome shotgun sequence:
- the LOC132043351 gene encoding sugar transporter ERD6-like 7 isoform X2, translating into MPTRKQQEDIEKSENRLQEEMRAPLITQTNTRVTEEQAENGCYEKKQSRCMVYLSTFVAVCGSFAFGSCAGYSSPTQSAIREDLNLSIAEYSVFGSILTFGAMIGAITSGPIADYIGRKGAMRVSSAFCVAGWLAIYYAQGALSLDIGRLATGYGMGVFSYVVPVFIAEIAPTDLRGALTTINQLMISTGVSVAFIIGTMMTWRTLALTGLVPCVVLLFGLFIIPESPRWLAKIGHQKEFEIALRRHRGKNADISEEAAEIQDYIKTLEKLPKANLFDLFQRRYMRSVIVGVGLMVFQQFGGINGVIFYTGSIFESAGFPSDIGTIIFAIVKLPINAFGAVIIDRAGRKPLLLVSSTGLVIGCILTGISFYLKGHEIAVKAAPILALTGTLVYIGAFSAGMGAIPWVVMSEIYPINIKGAAGSLATLVNWFGAWACSYTFNFLMTWSSFGKSIYPSQ; encoded by the exons ATGCCCACCAGAAAGCAGCAAGAAGATatagaaaaaagtgaaaacaggtTACAGGAAGAGATGAGAGCTCCTCTCATCACTCAAACAAATACAAGAGTAACAGAAGAGCAGGCAGAGAATGGCTGCTATGAGAAGAAGCAAAGCAGGTGCATGGTTTACCTCAGCACATTTGTGGCAGTGTGTGGTTCCTTTGCATTTGGATCTTGT GCTGGCTACTCCTCACCAACACAGTCCGCAATCAGGGAAGATCTTAATTTATCTATAGCAGAG TATTCCGTCTTTGGTTCAATACTGACATTTGGGGCGATGATTGGAGCAATCACAAGTGGTCCAATTGCTGATTATATTGGCCGCAAAGGG GCAATGAGAGTGTCGAGCGCTTTCTGTGTTGCTGGGTGGTTAGCCATTTATTATGCTCAG GGAGCTCTTTCTCTGGACATTGGAAGATTGGCAACAGGATATGGAATGGGAGTTTTTTCTTACGTG GTGCCTGTATTTATAGCTGAAATTGCACCTACAGACTTACGAGGAGCTTTAACAACGATAAACCAG CTGATGATATCTACTGGAGTCTCAGTTGCCTTCATCATAGGAACTATGATGACATGGAGGACTTTGGCATTAACAG GATTAGTACCATGTGTTGTTCTCCTTTTTGGTCTCTTCATCATTCCAGAGTCTCCTAGGTGGTTG GCGAAAATAGGACATCAAAAGGAGTTTGAAATTGCATTGCGCAGACATCGAGGCAAAAATGCTGACATATCTGAGGAGGCGGCTGAAATCCAG GATTATATAAAAACGCTTGAAAAGCTTCCCAAAGCCAACTTGTTTGATTTGTTTCAAAGAAGATACATGCGCTCAGTCATA GTAGGAGTTGGCCTTATGGTGTTTCAACAATTTGGTGGAATCAATGGAGTCATTTTCTACACTGGTAGCATATTTGAGTCCGCAG GATTCCCCTCTGACATCGGAACTATAATCTTTGCAATTGTGAAG CTTCCCATCAACGCATTCGGTGCAGTCATAATTGACAGAGCAGGAAGAAAACCTCTTCTATTG GTTTCTTCAACAGGACTTGTCATCGGCTGTATATTAACTGGAATCTCATTCTATCTGAAG GGACATGAAATTGCAGTAAAGGCAGCACCGATACTTGCGTTAACAGGCACACTG GTCTATATCGGGGCCTTTTCAGCAGGAATGGGAGCAATTCCCTGGGTTGTAATGTCGGAG AtatatcctataaacattaaAGGGGCTGCTGGGAGTCTTGCAACACTAGTGAATTGGTTTGGGGCATGGGCTTGCTCTTACACTTTCAACTTCCTCATGACCTGGAGCTCTTTTG GAAAGTCCATTTATCCATCACAGTAA
- the LOC132043351 gene encoding sugar transporter ERD6-like 7 isoform X1, whose protein sequence is MPTRKQQEDIEKSENRLQEEMRAPLITQTNTRVTEEQAENGCYEKKQSRCMVYLSTFVAVCGSFAFGSCAGYSSPTQSAIREDLNLSIAEYSVFGSILTFGAMIGAITSGPIADYIGRKGAMRVSSAFCVAGWLAIYYAQGALSLDIGRLATGYGMGVFSYVVPVFIAEIAPTDLRGALTTINQLMISTGVSVAFIIGTMMTWRTLALTGLVPCVVLLFGLFIIPESPRWLAKIGHQKEFEIALRRHRGKNADISEEAAEIQDYIKTLEKLPKANLFDLFQRRYMRSVIVGVGLMVFQQFGGINGVIFYTGSIFESAGFPSDIGTIIFAIVKLPINAFGAVIIDRAGRKPLLLVSSTGLVIGCILTGISFYLKGHEIAVKAAPILALTGTLVYIGAFSAGMGAIPWVVMSEIYPINIKGAAGSLATLVNWFGAWACSYTFNFLMTWSSFGTFMLYAAVNALSILFAIKIVPETKGRTLEQIQASINS, encoded by the exons ATGCCCACCAGAAAGCAGCAAGAAGATatagaaaaaagtgaaaacaggtTACAGGAAGAGATGAGAGCTCCTCTCATCACTCAAACAAATACAAGAGTAACAGAAGAGCAGGCAGAGAATGGCTGCTATGAGAAGAAGCAAAGCAGGTGCATGGTTTACCTCAGCACATTTGTGGCAGTGTGTGGTTCCTTTGCATTTGGATCTTGT GCTGGCTACTCCTCACCAACACAGTCCGCAATCAGGGAAGATCTTAATTTATCTATAGCAGAG TATTCCGTCTTTGGTTCAATACTGACATTTGGGGCGATGATTGGAGCAATCACAAGTGGTCCAATTGCTGATTATATTGGCCGCAAAGGG GCAATGAGAGTGTCGAGCGCTTTCTGTGTTGCTGGGTGGTTAGCCATTTATTATGCTCAG GGAGCTCTTTCTCTGGACATTGGAAGATTGGCAACAGGATATGGAATGGGAGTTTTTTCTTACGTG GTGCCTGTATTTATAGCTGAAATTGCACCTACAGACTTACGAGGAGCTTTAACAACGATAAACCAG CTGATGATATCTACTGGAGTCTCAGTTGCCTTCATCATAGGAACTATGATGACATGGAGGACTTTGGCATTAACAG GATTAGTACCATGTGTTGTTCTCCTTTTTGGTCTCTTCATCATTCCAGAGTCTCCTAGGTGGTTG GCGAAAATAGGACATCAAAAGGAGTTTGAAATTGCATTGCGCAGACATCGAGGCAAAAATGCTGACATATCTGAGGAGGCGGCTGAAATCCAG GATTATATAAAAACGCTTGAAAAGCTTCCCAAAGCCAACTTGTTTGATTTGTTTCAAAGAAGATACATGCGCTCAGTCATA GTAGGAGTTGGCCTTATGGTGTTTCAACAATTTGGTGGAATCAATGGAGTCATTTTCTACACTGGTAGCATATTTGAGTCCGCAG GATTCCCCTCTGACATCGGAACTATAATCTTTGCAATTGTGAAG CTTCCCATCAACGCATTCGGTGCAGTCATAATTGACAGAGCAGGAAGAAAACCTCTTCTATTG GTTTCTTCAACAGGACTTGTCATCGGCTGTATATTAACTGGAATCTCATTCTATCTGAAG GGACATGAAATTGCAGTAAAGGCAGCACCGATACTTGCGTTAACAGGCACACTG GTCTATATCGGGGCCTTTTCAGCAGGAATGGGAGCAATTCCCTGGGTTGTAATGTCGGAG AtatatcctataaacattaaAGGGGCTGCTGGGAGTCTTGCAACACTAGTGAATTGGTTTGGGGCATGGGCTTGCTCTTACACTTTCAACTTCCTCATGACCTGGAGCTCTTTTG GTACTTTCATGCTTTATGCTGCAGTCAATGCACTCTCCATTTTGTTTGCGATCAAGATAGTACCTGAAACCAAAGGAAGAACTTTGGAACAAATCCAGGCTTCTATTAATTCATGA